A genomic window from Silene latifolia isolate original U9 population chromosome 11, ASM4854445v1, whole genome shotgun sequence includes:
- the LOC141612078 gene encoding putative F-box protein At4g22660 isoform X2, with product MSADWSTLPLDLLGNIAFKMDSFEDFIYFSAVCRSWNCASSSIKHLWRAPSLPWLLLAENTQGNPNCLRNIFNLNNNKHYSLNLPETFGARCWGSPYGWIAMAKRDLTVQLFNPFTKANISFPSLQTLPHLPIYEPGSFDDSWYDYYDWVLMFFLQKLIVLKVPQSGGHHEFVIILLSPEYKGLSFAKCGDQAWTTILIEDLVLGVYDVLVMNDLVFALYNYDGAIAYWSVKEFYGAGVVKPTIYSPGDNSSMSVSLAHAKGLRQNSVYFTDDDTESWLCPPEQGGILAGRDMGVFNLRTNRIERFYEGNDRRSSICSPTWFIPHFKIVLGLGSSY from the exons ATGTCCGCCGATTGGTCTACATTGCCTCTCGACCTTCTTGGTAACATTGCATTCAAGATGGACTCTTTTGaagattttatttatttttctgcgGTTTGTCGATCCTGGAATTGTGCTTCGTCCTCAATAAAGCACCTATGGAGGGCTCCATCACTACCATGGCTTTTACTTGCCGAAAACACTCAAGGTAATCCCAATTGTCTTCGGAACATCTTTAATCTCAACAATAATAAGCATTATAGTTTAAATCTCCCAGAGACGTTTGGAGCAAGGTGTTGGGGTTCACCTTATGGTTGGATTGCAATGGCTAAACGCGACCTCACCGTTCAATTATTTAATCCCTTTACAAAAGCGAATATTAGTTTCCCATCTTTGCAAACACTTCCACACCTACCTATATATGAACCCGGAAGTTTTGATGATTCATGGTATGATTATTATGATTgggttttgatgttttttttgCAAAAGCTCATTGTGCTCAAAGTGCCTCAAAGTGGTGGTCATCATGAGTTTGTTATTATACTACTTTCTCCTGAGTATAAGGGCTTAAGTTTTGCTAAGTGTGGAGATCAAGCGTGGACAACAATATTGATCGAGGACCTAGTTCTTGGTGTTTATGATGTTCTTGTCATGAATGATCTTGTATTTGCTTTATACAATTATGATGGAGCAATTGCATATTGGAGTGTGAAGGAATTCTACGGTGCAGGGGTTGTTAAACCAACAATTTATTCGCCTG GTGATAACTCTTCTATGTCAGTGTCTTTGGCACATGCCAAAGGTTTGCGACAGAATTCTGTATATTTCACAGATGATGACACTGAGTCGTGGTTGTGTCCACCAGAGCAAGGTGGAATACTCGCTGGACGTGATATGGGTGTATTTAACCTAAGAACGAATCGTATAGAGCGGTTTTATGAAGGCAATGATAGACGTTCCTCAATTTGTTCACCAACCTGGTTTATTCCTCATTTTAAAATCGTTTTGGGTTTGGGTTCCTCTTATTAA
- the LOC141612078 gene encoding F-box protein SKIP23-like isoform X1: MSADWSTLPLDLLGNIAFKMDSFEDFIYFSAVCRSWNCASSSIKHLWRAPSLPWLLLAENTQGNPNCLRNIFNLNNNKHYSLNLPETFGARCWGSPYGWIAMAKRDLTVQLFNPFTKANISFPSLQTLPHLPIYEPGSFDDSWYDYYDWVLMFFLQKLIVLKVPQSGGHHEFVIILLSPEYKGLSFAKCGDQAWTTILIEDLVLGVYDVLVMNDLVFALYNYDGAIAYWSVKEFYGAGVVKPTIYSPGKYRIFERLNVCTNYAYLVQSGSDLLMVLRFKEDVMDSDDLYDIVYRTIEFKIYKLNPKDQNWENIKDLGDIVLFVGDNSSMSVSLAHAKGLRQNSVYFTDDDTESWLCPPEQGGILAGRDMGVFNLRTNRIERFYEGNDRRSSICSPTWFIPHFKIVLGLGSSY; encoded by the coding sequence ATGTCCGCCGATTGGTCTACATTGCCTCTCGACCTTCTTGGTAACATTGCATTCAAGATGGACTCTTTTGaagattttatttatttttctgcgGTTTGTCGATCCTGGAATTGTGCTTCGTCCTCAATAAAGCACCTATGGAGGGCTCCATCACTACCATGGCTTTTACTTGCCGAAAACACTCAAGGTAATCCCAATTGTCTTCGGAACATCTTTAATCTCAACAATAATAAGCATTATAGTTTAAATCTCCCAGAGACGTTTGGAGCAAGGTGTTGGGGTTCACCTTATGGTTGGATTGCAATGGCTAAACGCGACCTCACCGTTCAATTATTTAATCCCTTTACAAAAGCGAATATTAGTTTCCCATCTTTGCAAACACTTCCACACCTACCTATATATGAACCCGGAAGTTTTGATGATTCATGGTATGATTATTATGATTgggttttgatgttttttttgCAAAAGCTCATTGTGCTCAAAGTGCCTCAAAGTGGTGGTCATCATGAGTTTGTTATTATACTACTTTCTCCTGAGTATAAGGGCTTAAGTTTTGCTAAGTGTGGAGATCAAGCGTGGACAACAATATTGATCGAGGACCTAGTTCTTGGTGTTTATGATGTTCTTGTCATGAATGATCTTGTATTTGCTTTATACAATTATGATGGAGCAATTGCATATTGGAGTGTGAAGGAATTCTACGGTGCAGGGGTTGTTAAACCAACAATTTATTCGCCTGGTAAGTATAGGATTTTTGAAAGATTGAACGTATGCACTAATTATGCATATTTGGTACAATCAGGTAGTGACCTCCTTATGGTGCTACGATTCAAGGAAGATGTGATGGATTCAGATGATCTTTATGATATTGTTTATAGAACTATAGAATTCAAAATCTACAAACTAAATCCTAAAGACCAAAATTGGGAGAATATTAAAGATTTAGGTGATATTGTTTTGTTTGTAGGTGATAACTCTTCTATGTCAGTGTCTTTGGCACATGCCAAAGGTTTGCGACAGAATTCTGTATATTTCACAGATGATGACACTGAGTCGTGGTTGTGTCCACCAGAGCAAGGTGGAATACTCGCTGGACGTGATATGGGTGTATTTAACCTAAGAACGAATCGTATAGAGCGGTTTTATGAAGGCAATGATAGACGTTCCTCAATTTGTTCACCAACCTGGTTTATTCCTCATTTTAAAATCGTTTTGGGTTTGGGTTCCTCTTATTAA